A single Manduca sexta isolate Smith_Timp_Sample1 chromosome 11, JHU_Msex_v1.0, whole genome shotgun sequence DNA region contains:
- the LOC115452175 gene encoding uncharacterized protein LOC115452175 isoform X2 — MNILWCCLVAVLLKTSECAVDVEKTVQQVQSILKANLQLPRLTRDEIIQLMNDIKAEDAKSSTSRQSTEDSGEAKTTTTLNTVENEINPITQTPNSLENIPEIDKDVEVTSIPPSSVEHTTRKAGSTLMVVLPYTPRDGSSLQELYTRPPRVEVVPVAVTPQPVKTLKSNTLLDTLTDNARLAYQKKDNFPAELQAFLDAHGLKGTPGQDHFLLPLEGFKPLPPATIVDGNVQLPENILLTYDLISPDALKASNEKLQSLSPNNFLYEPLRPELPFELETASSEIKETSYPYDMPKTRKPKSTDTASYEPIDYDSVKVIPLNKGINPLEDLRAIVENEQIKRQANSTNSTSENSTTTEEPKNAVTDAPDSVPADTDSGASISDLEDSFGGAAPSKPGDSELPPPRKNGFYWMLDWNSFLEVGDGDTKVNIRFEPKLGDPQMFLPVTVP; from the coding sequence ATGAACATCCTGTGGTGCTGTCTTGTAGcagttttattgaaaacatcAGAATGTGCAGTAGATGTAGAAAAAACAGTCCAACAAgtacaaagtatattaaaagCTAATCTCCAACTACCAAGATTAACAAGAGATGAAATCATACAATTAATGAACGATATCAAAGCAGAAGATGCAAAAAGTTCGACATCAAGGCAATCTACTGAAGATAGTGGAGAAGCAAAAACTACCACGACATTAAATACTGttgaaaacgaaataaatcCGATCACTCAAACACCTAATTCTTTAGAGAATATACCAGAAATCGATAAAGATGTTGAAGTAACTTCAATACCACCGAGTTCCGTTGAACATACGACTAGAAAAGCCGGGTCTACATTAATGGTAGTTTTACCATACACTCCACGTGATGGGTCGTCTTTACAAGAGCTGTACACGCGACCACCACGAGTCGAGGTTGTGCCAGTAGCAGTAACACCTCAACCTGTAAAGACACTAAAATCCAACACACTTCTAGACACTTTGACAGACAATGCTAGATTGGCATATCAGAAAAAGGATAACTTCCCTGCTGAACTGCAAGCATTCTTGGATGCCCATGGCTTAAAAGGCACGCCCGGTCAAGACCACTTTTTGTTACCTCTTGAAGGGTTCAAGCCACTACCGCCAGCCACAATCGTTGATGGAAATGTTCAGCTGCCAGAAAATATATTGCTAACGTATGATCTGATTTCCCCTGATGCTCTAAAAGCAAGTAATGAAAAGTTACAATCATTATCTCCTAATAACTTTTTATACGAGCCACTGCGACCTGAATTACCATTTGAATTAGAGACCGCGTCATCAGAAATAAAAGAAACCAGCTACCCTTACGACATGCCAAAAACAAGAAAACCAAAATCGACGGACACTGCTTCTTATGAACCCATTGATTACGATTCTGTTAAAGTTATACCTTTGAACAAAGGTATAAATCCATTGGAAGATCTTAGAGCAATTGTAGAGAACGAGCAAATTAAGAGACAGGCAAATTCGACGAACAGCACCTCGGAAAACTCAACAACTACTGAAGAACCAAAAAATGCTGTGACTGACGCACCTGATTCCGTACCGGCTGACACAGATTCTGGTGCTTCTATCTCGGATCTAGAAGATTCTTTCGGTGGTGCAGCACCTTCAAAACCAGGGGATTCTGAATTACCCCCACCAAGGAAGAATGGTTTCTACTGGATGCTGGATTGGAATAGTTTCTTAGAAGTAGGTGATGGTGATACTAAAGTAAATATTCGTTTCGAGCCCAAATTAGGTGATCCGCAAATGTTCTTGCCTGTTACTGTTccatga
- the LOC115452175 gene encoding uncharacterized protein LOC115452175 isoform X1, with the protein MMKMNILWCCLVAVLLKTSECAVDVEKTVQQVQSILKANLQLPRLTRDEIIQLMNDIKAEDAKSSTSRQSTEDSGEAKTTTTLNTVENEINPITQTPNSLENIPEIDKDVEVTSIPPSSVEHTTRKAGSTLMVVLPYTPRDGSSLQELYTRPPRVEVVPVAVTPQPVKTLKSNTLLDTLTDNARLAYQKKDNFPAELQAFLDAHGLKGTPGQDHFLLPLEGFKPLPPATIVDGNVQLPENILLTYDLISPDALKASNEKLQSLSPNNFLYEPLRPELPFELETASSEIKETSYPYDMPKTRKPKSTDTASYEPIDYDSVKVIPLNKGINPLEDLRAIVENEQIKRQANSTNSTSENSTTTEEPKNAVTDAPDSVPADTDSGASISDLEDSFGGAAPSKPGDSELPPPRKNGFYWMLDWNSFLEVGDGDTKVNIRFEPKLGDPQMFLPVTVP; encoded by the exons ATGATG AAAATGAACATCCTGTGGTGCTGTCTTGTAGcagttttattgaaaacatcAGAATGTGCAGTAGATGTAGAAAAAACAGTCCAACAAgtacaaagtatattaaaagCTAATCTCCAACTACCAAGATTAACAAGAGATGAAATCATACAATTAATGAACGATATCAAAGCAGAAGATGCAAAAAGTTCGACATCAAGGCAATCTACTGAAGATAGTGGAGAAGCAAAAACTACCACGACATTAAATACTGttgaaaacgaaataaatcCGATCACTCAAACACCTAATTCTTTAGAGAATATACCAGAAATCGATAAAGATGTTGAAGTAACTTCAATACCACCGAGTTCCGTTGAACATACGACTAGAAAAGCCGGGTCTACATTAATGGTAGTTTTACCATACACTCCACGTGATGGGTCGTCTTTACAAGAGCTGTACACGCGACCACCACGAGTCGAGGTTGTGCCAGTAGCAGTAACACCTCAACCTGTAAAGACACTAAAATCCAACACACTTCTAGACACTTTGACAGACAATGCTAGATTGGCATATCAGAAAAAGGATAACTTCCCTGCTGAACTGCAAGCATTCTTGGATGCCCATGGCTTAAAAGGCACGCCCGGTCAAGACCACTTTTTGTTACCTCTTGAAGGGTTCAAGCCACTACCGCCAGCCACAATCGTTGATGGAAATGTTCAGCTGCCAGAAAATATATTGCTAACGTATGATCTGATTTCCCCTGATGCTCTAAAAGCAAGTAATGAAAAGTTACAATCATTATCTCCTAATAACTTTTTATACGAGCCACTGCGACCTGAATTACCATTTGAATTAGAGACCGCGTCATCAGAAATAAAAGAAACCAGCTACCCTTACGACATGCCAAAAACAAGAAAACCAAAATCGACGGACACTGCTTCTTATGAACCCATTGATTACGATTCTGTTAAAGTTATACCTTTGAACAAAGGTATAAATCCATTGGAAGATCTTAGAGCAATTGTAGAGAACGAGCAAATTAAGAGACAGGCAAATTCGACGAACAGCACCTCGGAAAACTCAACAACTACTGAAGAACCAAAAAATGCTGTGACTGACGCACCTGATTCCGTACCGGCTGACACAGATTCTGGTGCTTCTATCTCGGATCTAGAAGATTCTTTCGGTGGTGCAGCACCTTCAAAACCAGGGGATTCTGAATTACCCCCACCAAGGAAGAATGGTTTCTACTGGATGCTGGATTGGAATAGTTTCTTAGAAGTAGGTGATGGTGATACTAAAGTAAATATTCGTTTCGAGCCCAAATTAGGTGATCCGCAAATGTTCTTGCCTGTTACTGTTccatga